Part of the Cryptosporangium arvum DSM 44712 genome, GTAACGTGCGTTTCCGGTGCCGGCGATCCGGGGGTTCGCCGGAGCCGCCGCTGGGCCCCGTTTTCCCGGACGATACCGTCGCCCCGCGGTTACCCGAGGTTGCCGTCGGCGCGGGGATCAACCGCCGGCCGGCGCCTCGCGGTCCGTCATGAGGAGAGGACCTTTCAGATGCAACCCGGTGACCGTTCGCGGACGTCCCTTGCCGGGTCCGACCCGTCGGGCCAGTCGGCCGAGGAGGTCGTCGACAACCTCTGGGCGGCCCTACAACGGAGCAAAGGACAGGAGTCTCGAGTGCCAGACGTCGACACGAGCGACCGGCCGGGTGACAGCACCCGCAGCACGCCGCCGGTGACGCCGGCTCAGCGCGGTCCCGGAGCGCCGGGCAGCAGTGCGTCCCCGTCGTCCTCCCCCGGCAGCTCGTCGAGCGGATCGTCGACCACGCCGGCCGGCGGCACCAGCACGCCGAGCCCGAACCCGACGTTCGGTTCCGGTTCGCCGGCCACGGGCACCCCGGGCCCGGGGTCGGCCGGGGCCGGCAGCCCCGGAACCGGATCGCCGGCCGGAGCGGGCGGTCCCGGCGCGGGATCGACGTCCGGAGCGGGCGGTCCCGGTGTCGGTGCGCCCGGGGCCGGTGCGCCCGGGGCCGGTACCTCCGGTGCGGGATCGACGTCCGGGGACGGCACCGCGGGCCTGGTGCCCGCCGGTCGTCCCGCCGGCGCCGGCGGAGCCCGCCCGGGCCTCAACGGCGGACGTGACGCCGGTGGCGCAGCCGCCCGCCCGGACGTCCAGCCGCTGCTGGAGGCCGAGTACGCGGCGACCGTGCGCGAACGGTGGTTCGGGGTGCAGTCGGCGTTCGTCGACGACCCGGAGAGCGCGGTGCGTGAGGCCAGCGTCGTGCTGGAGGACTCGATCGGCGAGATCGGGCGCGGCCTGGAGCGGCTGCGCCGATCGGTGACCGACGCCGCCGAGGCGGCCGACGGCACCGAGGACCTCCGCGTCGCCCTCCTCCGCCACCGCGAAGTGATCGGCCGGCTGCTGCAGCTCTGAGCGCACGACGAAGCCCCCGCCGAGGCGGGGGCTTCGTCGTGTCAGCGCACCGGGGTGCCGTCCGCGCGGAGGGCGGCTTTCACCTCGCCGATCGTGAGTTCCCCGAAGTGGAAGACGCTCGCGGCGAGGACGGCGTCGGCCCCGGCGGCGATCGCGGGCGGGAAGTGCTCGAGGGCCCCGGCGCCGCCGGACGCGATCACCGGCACGTCGACGACCGCGCGCACCGCGGTGATCAGCGGCAGGTCGTACCCGTCCTTCGTCCCGTCGCCGTCCATCGAGTTCAGCAGGATCTCGCCGACGCCGTACTCCTGGCCGCGGGCCGCCCACTCGACCGCGTCGATCCCGGTGCCCCGCCGGCCCCCGTGCGTCGTCACCTCGAAGCCGCTCGGCGTGGGCGGGCCGTCGACCACCCGCCGGGCGTCCACCGACAGCACGACGCACTGCGAGCCGAACCGCTCGGCCGCTTCACGCAGGAGTTCCGGCCGGGCGATCGCCGCGGTGTTGATGCCGACCTTGTCGGCGCCGGCCCGCAGGAGCGCGTCGACGTCGTCGGTGGTGCGTACCCCGCCACCGACGGTCAGCGGGATGAAGACCGTCTCGGCCGTGCGCCGCACCACGTCGTAGGTGGTCTCCCGCCCGGACGAGGACGCGGTGATGTCGAGGAACGTCAGCTCGTCGGCCCCGGCCGCGTCGTAGGCCCTGGCCAGCTCGACCGGGTCACCGGCGTCACGCAGCCGGGTGAAGTTGACGCCCTTGACGACCCGGCCCTTGTCGACGTCCAGACACGGGATGACCCGGACCGCGACCGTCATTCCGCGACCGCCGACAGCGCCTCGGGCAGCGTGAACGCCCCGGCGTAGAGCGCCTTGCCGACGATCGCGCCCTCGACGCCGATCGGCACCAGCGTCGCGAGCTCACGCAGGTCGTCCAGCGTGGACACCCCGCCGGACGCGATCACCGGCCGGTCGGTCGCCGCGCACACCGACTTCAGCAGCTCGACGTTCGGGCCGGTCAGCGTCCCGTCGCGGCGCACATCGGTGACGACGTAGCGCGCGCAGCCCTCGGCGTCGAGCCGGGCCAGCACCTCGAACAGCTCACCGCCGTCCTTCGTCCAGCCCCGCGCGGACAGCGTCGTGCCCCGGACGTCGAGGCCGACCGCGATCCGGTCGCCGTGCTCGGCGATGGCCTTGGCGCACCACTCGGGGTCCTCCAGCGCGGCGGTGCCGATGTTGACCCGCCGGCAGCCGGTGGCCAGCGCGGCACGCAGTGAGGCGTCGTCGCGGATGCCGCCGGAGAGCTCGACCTGCACGTCGAGCGCCCGGACGACCTCGGCCAGCTGGGCGGCGTTGGAGCCACGGCCGAACGCCGCGTCGAGGTCGACGAGGTGGATCCACTCGGCACCGTCGCGCTGCCAGGTGAGGGCGGCCTCCAGCGGGTCGCCGTACGACGTCTCGCTGCCGGCCTCCCCCTGCACCAGCCGGACGGCCTGGCCGTCGGCGACGTCGACCGCGGGGAGCAGCTCGAGCCTGGTCATATCTAGCGCACACTCCGGGAGTAATCAGTACGGGTCAGAGCAAGCAGGACCGGGGTCAGCAGTAACGCGAGAACGACCGCGCCGATCCGCAGGGCCCACGAGTCGATCGTGACGAACACGACGAGGATCAGGACGAGCAGGCCCATCGCGATCGCGGCGACCTGCGCGCGATCACGCCGCGAACGCATCTTTCCGGTGCGCCCCCGCCCGAGGAAGCCGCGCCCGGATCGTCCGCGCCCGGATCCGGGGCGACCGGACGCCGTGCGGCCGGGGAGCAGCGCGCGGACCGCACGGTAGGGGGCGGTGAGGATCGCCCGCCGCCGGGCGCGGCGCTCGGCCTCGCGCCGCAACCGCTCGGCCTCGGCCTCGCGTGCGGCCCGCGCCAGCGCGCGCGCCTTGCTGGTCATCGGGGTTCCGCCGTGGTCGTCATGACAACGCTCGTACCCAGTTCGCGAGCACCGCAGCACCGGCGTCGCCGGACTTCTCCGGGTGGAACTGGGTCGCCGCCACCGCGTCGCGTTCGATCGCGGCCAGGAACGGCTCGTCGTGGGTGGCGGTGGTGAGCACCCCGTCGACGCCGGACGCCGGGGCGGCGTAGGAGTGGACGAAGTAGAACCGCTCGTCCTCGACGCCACGGAAGAGCTGCGAGCCCGCGCCGACGTCGATCGTGTTCCAGCCCATGTGCGGGATACGCCGCGCGGTCAGCCGGGTGACACCACCGGCGAAGACACCCAGCCCGTGCGTGCGCACCCCGTGCTCGACGCCGTAGTCGAACAGCACCTGCATGCCGACGCAGATGCCGAGCACCGGCCGGGAATCGGCGACCCGCGCGTGGATGACCTCCTGCGCGCCGAGCTTCTCGATCCCGGCCATGACCGCCGCGAACGCCCCGACGCCGGGCACGACCAGTCCGTCGGCCTCGGCGGCGGCGGCTAGGTCGGGGGTGACCGTGACGTCGGCACCGGCCCGCTCGAGTGCCCGCTCGGCCGAGCGGAGGTTGCCCGACCCGTAGTCCAGTACGACGACCCGCGGGCTCATCCGGACAACCGCCCCTTCGTCGACGGGATGCCGCTCACCCGCGGGTCGAACGCGGTCGCGTCACGCAGCGCCCTGGCGACGGCCTTGAACTGCGACTCCGCGATGTGGTGCGGGTCGCGGCCGGAGCGGACGAGCACGTGCAGCGCGATCGAGGCGTTGTGGGTGAACGCCTCCCAGATGTGCCGGACCAGCGTCGCCGGGAAGGCGGGGCCGATCGTGGCCACCTCCATCACCGCGGGCTCCTCGTGCACCAGGTAGGGACGCCCGGCCAGGTCGACCGCGACCTGCACCAGGGCCTCGTCGAGCGGCACCAGCGCGTCGCCGAACCGGCGGATGCCGGCCTTGTCGCCGAGCGCCTGGTTGAACGCCTGCCCGAGCGCGATCGCGGTGTCTTCCACCGTGTGGTGCGCGTCGATGTGCAGGTCCCCGACGGTCTGCACGGTCAGGTCGAACCCGCCGTGCTTCCCGAGCTGGTTGAGCATGTGGTCGTAGAAGCCGACGCCGGTGGAGATGTCACACGTCCCCGACCCGTCGAGGTCGATCTCCACGAGTACCTTCGACTCGCCGGTCGCCCGCTCGATCCGCCCGGTGCGGCTCATGCTTCGCCTTTCGTGGTGGTGGCGGCGCCTTCGAGTGACTCGGTGAGGGCCGCGAGGAACGCGTCGGTCTCGGCCGGGGTGCCCGCGGTGACCCGCAGGTGGCCGGGCAGGCCGACGTCACGGATGAGGACCCCGTGCTCGAGCACCCGCTGCCAGACCGCTTTCTGGTCGCCGAGGCCACCGAACAGCACGAAGTTCGCGTCGCTGGGGACGACGTCGAGGCCGCGCGCGGTCAGCTCGGCGACGATCCGGTCGCGCTGCTCCTTGATCGCCTCGACCGTGGCGAGCAGCACGTCGGCGTGCGCGAGCGCCGCGCGGGCCGCGGCCTGGGTGATCGACGAGAGGTGGTAGGGCAACCGGACCAGCCGGATCGCGTCGACCACCGCCGGATCGGCGGCCAGATAACCGAGCCGGGCACCGGCCAGCGCGAACGCCTTGCTCATCGTGCGGGTGACGACCAGCCGGTGGCTCGCGCCGAGCAACGACAGCGCGCTCGGCGTGCCCTCGCGGGCGAACTCCGCGTAGGCCTCGTCGACGACGACGACGCCGCGGGCCGCGTCCAGCACGGCTTCGACGACGTCGAGCCCGAGCGCGGTACCGGTCGGGTTGTTCGGCGAGCAGAGGAACACGACGTCGGGGTCGTGGCGGCGCACGTCGGCGGCGGCGCTCTCCGCGTCGACCGAGAAGTCGGCGTTGCGCCGGCCGTCGATCCACGCGGTGCCGGTGCCCAGCGCCAGGATCGGGTGCATCGAGTACGCGGGCGTGAAGCCCAGCGCGGTGCGCCCGGGGCCGCCGAACACCTGCAGCAGCTCCTGCAGCACCTCGTTGGAGCCGTTGGCGGCCCAGAGATTGTGGACGGTGAGCCCGTGCCCGACGTAACGCGCCAGATCCTCGCGGAGCGCGACGGCCTCGCGGTCGGGGTACCGGTTGAGGCCGGCCGCCTCCGCGCGGACCGCGGCCACGATCGCCTCGACGACGACGTCGGGCACCGGATACGAGTTCTCGTTCGTGTTTAGCGCCACCGGGACGTCCAGCTGCGGCGCACCGTACGGCTCGCTGCCCTTGAGTTCGTCGCGGATCGGGAGTTCGGCGAGCGTCACGCTGCGGCCCGCCCACCGCCCGTCGGGGCCGGGAGCGCTCATCGGGCGAACCTGGCCCGGACGGCCGCGCCGTGCGCCGGGAGGTCCTCGGCGTCGGCGAGCGTCGTGACGTGACCGGCCACCTCGCGCAGTGCCTCCTCGGTGTACTCCACGACGTGGACACCACGCAGGAACGTCTGCACCGACAGCCCGGACGAATGCCGCGCGCAGCCGCCGGTGGGCAGCACGTGGTTGGACCCCGCGCAGTAGTCGCCGAGCGACACCGGCGACCAGGGCCCGACGAAGATCGCGCCGGCGTTGCGGACCCGCGCGGCGACCGCAGCGGCGTCGGCGGTCTGGATCTCCAGGTGCTCGGCGGCGTAGGCGTCGACGACACGAAGGCCCTGCTCCAGGTCGTCGACGAGCACGACGCCCGACTGCGGCCCGGAGAGCGCGGCTCGCACCCGCTCGACGTGCTTGGTGACCGCCACCTGCCGGACGACCTCGGCCTCGACCGCGTCGGCCAGTTCGGTGGACGCGGTGACCAGCACCGACGCGGCGGCCGGGTCGTGCTCGGCCTGGCTGATCAGGTCGGCGGCGACGTGCACCGGATCGGCGGTGTCGTCGGCGAGCACGGCGATCTCGGTGGTGCCGGCCTCCGAGTCGATGCCGATGATCCCGCGCAGCAGCCGCTTCGCCGCGGTGACGTAGATGTTGCCGGGGCCGGTGACGACGTCGACCGGCTCGACCGGGCTCGCGCCGTCGCCGGCGTCGGCGAGCCCGTACGCGAACACCGCGATCGCCTGCGCGCCGCCGACCGCGTACACCTCGTCGACGCCGAGCAGCGCGCAGGCCGCCAGGATCGTCGGGTGGGGCAGGCCGCCGAACTCCTTCTGCGGCGGCGACGCGACGGCCAGCGACGGGACCCCGGCCTCCTGGGCCGGCACCACGTTCATCACGACGCTGGACGGGTAGACGGCCAGGCCGCCGGGAACGTAGAGGCCGACGCGGCCGGCCGGCACGAACCGCTCGGTGACGGTGCCGCCGGGCACGACCCGGGTGGTGACGTCGGTGCGCCGCTGATCGGCGTGGACCAGCCGGGCGCGCCGGATCGACTCGCGCAGCGCCGCGCGCACACCGTCGTCGAGGCCCGCTTCGGCCGCCGCGATCGCCTCGGCCGGCACGCGGACGCCGGTGGCCTCCACGCCGTCGAACCGGCGGGTCGCGTCGAGCACGGCGGGCAGGCCGTCGCGATGAATCGCCGACACGACCGGCCGGACCCGTTCGACGGCGGAGTCGACGTCGAAGGCGGCGCGGGGCAGTACTCCCCGCAGGTCGGCGGTGCTGCGATCGGCAGCGGTCCCGCGGAGGTCGATTCGGGTCAGCACGGGTAAGAGTCTACGGAGCGGCCCGACAGGTTTTGCCCGGTGGTGACGCGGCCAACCGACCCGCCTACCCCGAACTGATTGTGGTAACCGACGCAGCGCACGATTTCAGCGCGCACGCTTGCGGCCGCGCTCCTACGCTGGGGACGTGGCCGAGATCATCCCGCTGTTTCCGCTCGGCACCGTCCTGTTCCCGGGAGTGGTGCTCCCGCTGCACATCTTCGAGCCCCGGTACCGGGCGTTGATCCGCGATCTGATGACGGCCGACACCCGGTCCCGTCAGTTCGGGGTGTGTGCGATCCGGCAGGGCTGGGAGGTCGGCGAGGACGCCGTGACCGCTCTGTACGACGTGGGCTGCACGGCGGAGCTCCGGCAGGTCCACCCTTACCGCGACGGGCGGTTCGACGTGGTGAACGTCGGCCGGGACCGGTTCCGGCTGCTGGAGGTACTGCCGTCCGACGGTGACGTGCCCTACCTCCGCGCGCGGATCGAGCGGCTGCCGGAGGTGACGGCCGAGGCCCCCGCGGACGAGGAGGCCGAGGTGCTGGCGGCCGGGGTGCGCGAGGTGTTCGCCCGCTGCCGCACGCTCCTGCACGCGACGCTGCGCGCCGGCGAGGACCGCGCGGCCCGCGACGACGACGGCCACCCCGTGCTGCCTGCCCTCCCGCTGCCCAACGACCCGTCGATGCTGTCGTACCTGGTCGGGTCAGCCGCACCGCTGACGCTCGACGACCAGCAGAGCCTGCTGGCGATCGACGAGCCGGTGAGCCGGCTGCGCCGAGAGCTGCGGTTGCTGAAGCGGGAAGCCACCATGCTCTCGCGGCTGCACGCGGTGCCGGTGCCGCTCGCGGAGCTCCAGGTCGTGCAGTCCCCCAACTGAACCGTCACTGGTCCGGCGGGCGGGCTCCCCAGTGGCGTCCGTGCGCGCGGTTGAGCGTCGGGTCGGCTTTCAGATCGGGGTAACGCGACCAGGCGGCCACCAGCACGTACCCGAGCACCGCGACGAGCGGCTCGAGGAACAGCAGGCCGCGGGCGTCCAACTCCACCGGCATCGTGAACTCGCGGCCCGGCGCGGCGGTCTGCAGCAGCGACTCGTACTCCGACTGCCCGACCCAGACGCCGAACTTCCAGCTGATCCACGCGGCCGCGAGGCCGCCCGCGGCCAGCCCGATCAGCACGATCGGCCCGCGGCGGCGGCGGATCACGTAGGCGATCGGGCCGGCGAGCAGGCCGGCCGCGAGCGCCAGCCCGCCGAAGGTCGCCTGCTGACCGACCGAGGACTCGCCGTAGTACTCGGCGAGGATCGGCCCGTTCGCCGTCATCAGCACCGGCACGTGCGGCCCGATCCAGGACCAGAGGGCCCCGGTGCCGACCCCGGTCGCGGCGACCACCAGGGCCAGGATCACGGCCGCGACCACGTCGCCCCAGGCCACCGAGGCGCGCAGGCCGGCCAGGAGGGCCGCGGGCGAGAGGGCCACCGGGTCGTCGGGCTCGTCGTCGGCACCGTGCCGGCGACGGTTCACCGGCACGAGCTCCGCGCCGGTGTTTCTGCTCGGGTCGGGACTCGTGTACTGGCCGGGGCCGGCGCTCGGGCCGGTGTTCGGGCCGGTGTTCGGGCTGGGGCCGGTGTTCGGGCCGATCAGGTAGCGGCCGGTGTCGGGGGCGCTGCCGGGATTTTCCGGCTGGGCCGGGCCGGGCGGGTGCGCGGGCGGCGGGGTCACGCCGTCCGACGGCCTCGGCGATTCCTGGCGCACACGTCAACCATAGTGCTCAACGTCCCCAACCCTGGACGAGGGCGGCGGACGCATCCAGCCAGGCGCGGCGGGTGACGTCCGCGATCTGGGAGAACGCGATCGTCGACCCGGACTCCAGCGCCGGGTCGTAGGGAATGACGGCGACCGCCCGGGTGCGCTGGGCGAAGTGCTCCACCAACTCCTCGAGCAGCGGAGAACGGATCGGGCTGGGGCAGCTCAGCACCGTGACCGCGTCGGCGACCAGGTCGGCGTGGCCGTCCGCCTCGAGCAGGTCGAGCATCCAGTCGGCGGTGAACGCCGCGTCCTCGCGGGGCAGCGTCGTGACCACCATCCGGTCGCTCTGCTGGATCACGGTCTTCCAGTTCGCGCTCTCGACGTTGTTCCCGGTGTCGACGCACACGATGTCGTACGCGCTGGTCAGCAACTTCATCAGGCGCTCGACGACGTCGGGGTTGAGGTGCCTGGCGACCCGCGGGTCCTCGTCGCCGGCCAGGACGTCGAACGACCCGTCGGACGAGTGGCGCAAGTAGTTCTCCAACACGTCCTGGACGGGTTGCCCCTGCGCGATCGCGGTCTCGACGCCCGGCAGATCACCGATCAGGTGCTTGATCGTCCGGGCGTGCCGTGCGGTGCCCGCGCGCAACCCGAGCGTGCCGCGCAGCTCGTTGTCGTCCCAGGCCAGCACCCCGCCGCCGCGCACGCTGCCGAGCGTCGCGGCGGCCAGCACGGTGGCGGTGGTCTTGTGGACGCCGCCCTTGGGGTTGACGAACGCCACCGCTTTCGACGAACCGACGTCGGCCCGGACCATCTCGAGCGCCTGCGGGATCGGCACCGTGCCCACGAGCGCCGGCGGTAACGGCGGCGCGACCGGCTGGGCCGGAGGCCGGGGTACCTCGCCGACCCGCTGCGCCGGCGGCACCGGCGTCGGCGCGGGAGGCGGCGGGAGCAGCGGAGGCACGAGCGGTGGCGCGGAACCCGCCGGGCGCGGCCGGCTGCGCGACCGGCCGAGTAACGCGCGCCAGCTCCGGACCGCTTCGCCCCGGTCGGCGGGCTCAGTGGGCCCCACCGGCACCTCCCGTTCGGACGCTTCGTGCGGTCAGCTCACCGCAAGACTACGTATCTTCTGCCCCGTTGTGCTCGTCGGTCGCGATCTCCTCGCTCATCCGGCGAGATCCGCGGTGTACGGAAACGTCTTCACGAACGGGTACTCGACCGTGTCGGACAGATCGTGCAGCTCTCGGTGGCCCGGCAGCCGGGTGTACCCGAGCCGGGCGTAGAACCGGTGGGCGTCGGCGAAGCGGGTGTCGGTCCACAGCTCCAGCTGACGCACGCCGCGAGCGAGGGCGTCGTCCTCCACCAGCGAGGTGAGCACCTCACCGAGCCCGTGCCGGCGCGCGGCCGCCCCGACGTAGAGGCTCTTGAGCTCGGCCGTGTCGTCGGGACCGGGCCGGAGGGCGATCGAGCCGACGATCGCGCCGCGCAGCTCCGCCACCCACATCCGCCCGCCGTTGGCGGCGTAGTAGCTACCCGGCGCCCGCAGCCACGGTTCCTCGCCGTCGATGTCGAGGACGCAGCCGGGGTACTCGCCCCAGGTGGTGCCGATCAGCTCGATCAGCCCCGCCGAGTCGGCGTCGGTGACCGGCCGGACAAGCGGGAGATCCTTGCGCATCTCGACGTGCCGGATGCCGGCCTCCTCGAACTCCGGCCCGGCCGTCGTGTAGCCGGCCTTCTCGTAGAACGCGGCGGCGTGCAGCTGCGCGTGGAGCACGATCTCCGGGTTGCCCCGGCGCATCGCGGCCCGCTCGAGGCCGCGGAGCACCGCCGTGCCCACCCCGGCGCGCCGGGCGTCGGCGCGGACGGCCATCCGCCCGACCCGGCCGGGCCCCGGTGGTTCGCCGACCAGCCGGCCGGTGCCGACCAGCCGGGGCTGGGCTCCGGCCGGGGCCGCCGGATCGGCCTCGTAGGCGCCGACGTGCACCGCGGTCTCGTCGAGCTCGTCACGCTCGATGTCGACCGGCACCCCCTGACCGACGACGAAGACTTCGTGACGCAGCGCGAACACGGCAGGCAACTCCGCACGGGCCGCCACCGTCACCCAGAGTGATCCGAGAGGGGTCTTCATGTGCATGCTCGAGAGCCTTCCTGAGTGGGCGGGGTGGGGCGCGGAACGACGTTCGGGTCGGTGCGGCTCAGCCGGCGGCCGTCGGGGACGGCGTCGTGCTCGGGCCGGCTGAATTATCGGACGGCGGACCGACAGTTCCGGATTGCTCCGGCAGCAACGGCACGAACGTCGCCCGATCCAACCGGGTGACCTCGGGCGCCGGATCGATCACCCGGATCCCCGGCCGCTGAGCCAGTGCCCGCAGCCGGTCGGGCGCCGCGCGGACCACGGCCGCGTACACGCACGCGCACAGCTGCCGGTAGGCGGCCGCCTCCCGGCGCTGCACGTCGGCCGCCGCCGTGTAGACCGCGGTCAGGTCGGGCGTCGCGGCGGACTTCGCTGCGGTGGCGGCGTCCGCGGCGGCCCGCTCCTTGTCCGACGCGGTCCGGTTCATCCCGGCCGGCACGTCCACGGCCAGCCGGTCGACGACGAGCGTCACCAGCTGGGTCTGGACGCCCGGGAGAGGGACCCGGGCCACCACCCGGTTCACCGTGTACCCGTCGAGCAGCGCCGGCAGGGCGTCCGGCCGCTGGTAGGCCGCCAGCCCGACCAACGCCCAGACCGGCTTCCCGGCCGGCAGGGCAGCCAGCTCGGCCGACGCCGCCGACCGGTAGGCGTCGACTACCTGGCCGTCGGCCGGCCCGACCCGCGGCACGTTCCCGACCGTGTCGTCGAAGGGCGCCGTCCGGGTTCCCGCCCGGTAGGCGGCGACGACGAGCGCCGCCACCAGCACGAACGTGATCAGCGCGGTCCACGACCGGGACAGCCGGAGAGCCCCGCGGCGGAGCCGGAGCAGTACGGCTCTCACGACTCCGCGCGGACCGTGTCCAGCGCCGCCTGCAGGTCGGCCGGGTACTCGCTGGTGAACTCGACCCACTCGCCGGTGTCGGGGTGGTCGAAGCCGAGCCGCATCGCGTGCAGCCACTGCCGGGTGAGCCCGAGCCGGGCCGACAGCGTGGGGTCGGCGCCGTAGGTCAGGTCCCCGACGCACGGGTGACGCAGGGCCGAGAAGTGCACCCGGATCTGGTGGGTACGACCGGTCTCCAACGTCACCTCGAGCAGCGACGCCGCCCGGAAGGCCTCCAGCGTGTCGTAGTGGGTGACGCTCGGCTTGCCGCCGGCCACCACCGCGAACCGCCAGTCCGACGAGGGGTGCCGGTCGATCGGCGCGTCGATCGTGCCGCGCGACGGGTCGGGATGGCCCTGCACCAGCGCGTGGTAGACCTTGCTGACCTCCCGCTCCTTGAACGCCCGCTTGAGCAGCGTGTACGCGCGCTCGCTGGTGGCCAGCACCATCAAGCCGGTGGTTCCGGCGTCGAGCCGGTGCACGACGCCCTGCCGCTCGGCCGCGCCGGACGTGGCGATGCGGTAGCCCATGGCCGCGACGCCACCGACCACCGTGGGGCCGGTCCAGCCGGGGCTCGGGTGCGCGGCGACCCCGACCGGTTTGTCGACGACGACGATGTGGTCGTCGGAGTACACGACGCGCAGACCGGGAACGGGCTCCGGGTTCGCGGTCGGCGGTGCGGGCGGCGCGGGCAGCGTCACGTCGAGCCAGGCTCCCCCGGAGACCCGGTCGGACTTCGCGGCCGGAGAGCCGTCGAGGTACACGTCACCGGACTCGATCACGCCGGCGGCCACGGTGCGCGACAGGCCGAACAAGCGGGCAAGCGCGGCGTCCAGGCGCATTCCCTCCAGCCCGTCGGGGACCGGAAGGGAACGGTGCTCGCCGGGGACGACTTCAGTCATCCCTCAATTGTGCCCCGGCGGGTCTTCGGCCACCGAAGCCCGCCCGGCCTTCGTCGCTCGCGAACCGTCGATCCGGCGCCCGGTCAGCTCCATCCCCACCAGGATCGCGACGCCGACGCACAGGCACGCGTCGGCGATGTTGAACACCGGCCACGGCGGGTCGAACGGGTCGACGATCGCGAAGAAGTCGACGACCCCACCGCCGGTACGGAACAGCCGATCGACGACGTTCCCGCAGGCCCCACCCAGGATCAGACCGAGGGCGACCGCCCAGCCGGTGGAGGCCAGCCGCCGCGCGCTGCGGATGATGACCAGGATGACGACGAGCGCGATCGCGGTCAGGACGTAGGTGTAGCTCGAGCCGAGCGAGAACGCCGCGCCCGTGTTCCGGGTGTGCACCAGGTAGAGGACGTCGGGTAGAAGCTGGACCGGCGGATGGCCGGTGTCTTCGAGCTCCGCGACGACGAGCAGCTTGCTGCCCAGGTCGAGCGCCAGGGCGACGAGCGCCACGACCGCGAACGTCCACCGTCCACGGGTGGTGGAGGGCGCACTGTTCGCGCGCGTCGCAGTGCCTGTGGGCGTCGCGGTGCCCGTGGGCGCGGTCGTCGCGTCCGGCTCGGCGGATTCCGTGTTCAGCGGCGTTCTTCGATCTGCTTGCAGCTCACGCACAGCGTCACGCTCGGGAAGGCCTCGAGCCGGGCCGTCGGGATCGGGTTGCCGCACCGCTCGCACGAGCCGTACTTGCCCTCGGCCAGCCGCGCCAGCGCGTGCTCCACCTGCTGGACGCGTTCACGCAGCCCGTGGACGAGCGACAGCTCCTGCTCGCGCTCGAACGTCTTGGTGCCCGTGTCGGCCTGGTCGTCGCCCGCCCCGTCGGCCACCCGGCTGCGCTGAAGGTCGGTCAGCGCGACGACCGCCTCGTCGTACTCGGTGGTGAGCTCGTGCAGCCGCGCCTCGAGGACGCTGCGCAGCTCCTCGTGCCGACCGTCGGCGGCCGGACCCGCCGCGGCCTTCCGGCCCGACGCGGGTGCCGCGGACTCGGATTTGGCCCGGGTCCGCGGAGCAGGTGCCTCCGCCGCCGTGCCGCCCGCCGCCGCGGTACGCGTCGTCCGGCGGGTGCCGGTCTTCGCCGCCGCCCGACGTGGGGTCTCCTTCGTGGCCTTCGCCTGCTCGGCCATACGCGGCCACCTCCGCCCAGGTTCGCCGTGCCTAGCCCGGCGGTTGGTCAGAGCGCTCAGGATACGTAGCCGATGCCCGCCCGACAATGCGACGCGCACCAATGCTGACGCCGTACACGCTCGTGTCGGCGAACAGCCTCCGTCAGTTGGCGCCTGTTCGCACTGTGAGTCTTCTCTCACATACCGTGACGAACGGGATTCTCAAACCTGGAGGGCTTCAGTCCGCACGCAGAGCGGCCAGTCTCGACGCCGCATCCGGCGGGGCCGGGGACAG contains:
- a CDS encoding LON peptidase substrate-binding domain-containing protein; the encoded protein is MAEIIPLFPLGTVLFPGVVLPLHIFEPRYRALIRDLMTADTRSRQFGVCAIRQGWEVGEDAVTALYDVGCTAELRQVHPYRDGRFDVVNVGRDRFRLLEVLPSDGDVPYLRARIERLPEVTAEAPADEEAEVLAAGVREVFARCRTLLHATLRAGEDRAARDDDGHPVLPALPLPNDPSMLSYLVGSAAPLTLDDQQSLLAIDEPVSRLRRELRLLKREATMLSRLHAVPVPLAELQVVQSPN
- a CDS encoding DUF2567 domain-containing protein; translation: MRQESPRPSDGVTPPPAHPPGPAQPENPGSAPDTGRYLIGPNTGPSPNTGPNTGPSAGPGQYTSPDPSRNTGAELVPVNRRRHGADDEPDDPVALSPAALLAGLRASVAWGDVVAAVILALVVAATGVGTGALWSWIGPHVPVLMTANGPILAEYYGESSVGQQATFGGLALAAGLLAGPIAYVIRRRRGPIVLIGLAAGGLAAAWISWKFGVWVGQSEYESLLQTAAPGREFTMPVELDARGLLFLEPLVAVLGYVLVAAWSRYPDLKADPTLNRAHGRHWGARPPDQ
- a CDS encoding MinD/ParA family ATP-binding protein, giving the protein MGPTEPADRGEAVRSWRALLGRSRSRPRPAGSAPPLVPPLLPPPPAPTPVPPAQRVGEVPRPPAQPVAPPLPPALVGTVPIPQALEMVRADVGSSKAVAFVNPKGGVHKTTATVLAAATLGSVRGGGVLAWDDNELRGTLGLRAGTARHARTIKHLIGDLPGVETAIAQGQPVQDVLENYLRHSSDGSFDVLAGDEDPRVARHLNPDVVERLMKLLTSAYDIVCVDTGNNVESANWKTVIQQSDRMVVTTLPREDAAFTADWMLDLLEADGHADLVADAVTVLSCPSPIRSPLLEELVEHFAQRTRAVAVIPYDPALESGSTIAFSQIADVTRRAWLDASAALVQGWGR
- a CDS encoding GNAT family N-acetyltransferase, with the protein product MKTPLGSLWVTVAARAELPAVFALRHEVFVVGQGVPVDIERDELDETAVHVGAYEADPAAPAGAQPRLVGTGRLVGEPPGPGRVGRMAVRADARRAGVGTAVLRGLERAAMRRGNPEIVLHAQLHAAAFYEKAGYTTAGPEFEEAGIRHVEMRKDLPLVRPVTDADSAGLIELIGTTWGEYPGCVLDIDGEEPWLRAPGSYYAANGGRMWVAELRGAIVGSIALRPGPDDTAELKSLYVGAAARRHGLGEVLTSLVEDDALARGVRQLELWTDTRFADAHRFYARLGYTRLPGHRELHDLSDTVEYPFVKTFPYTADLAG
- a CDS encoding RluA family pseudouridine synthase; translated protein: MTEVVPGEHRSLPVPDGLEGMRLDAALARLFGLSRTVAAGVIESGDVYLDGSPAAKSDRVSGGAWLDVTLPAPPAPPTANPEPVPGLRVVYSDDHIVVVDKPVGVAAHPSPGWTGPTVVGGVAAMGYRIATSGAAERQGVVHRLDAGTTGLMVLATSERAYTLLKRAFKEREVSKVYHALVQGHPDPSRGTIDAPIDRHPSSDWRFAVVAGGKPSVTHYDTLEAFRAASLLEVTLETGRTHQIRVHFSALRHPCVGDLTYGADPTLSARLGLTRQWLHAMRLGFDHPDTGEWVEFTSEYPADLQAALDTVRAES
- the lspA gene encoding signal peptidase II; the protein is MALVALALDLGSKLLVVAELEDTGHPPVQLLPDVLYLVHTRNTGAAFSLGSSYTYVLTAIALVVILVIIRSARRLASTGWAVALGLILGGACGNVVDRLFRTGGGVVDFFAIVDPFDPPWPVFNIADACLCVGVAILVGMELTGRRIDGSRATKAGRASVAEDPPGHN